The proteins below are encoded in one region of Methanosarcinales archaeon:
- a CDS encoding histone family protein produces MKERIIPTAPIERVIRAAGAHRVSATASAALAEHLEEYGIELAIRANSLAIHAKRTTVKGEDIEEALKQMKR; encoded by the coding sequence ATGAAAGAAAGAATCATACCAACTGCGCCAATTGAAAGAGTGATAAGGGCAGCAGGAGCCCATAGAGTAAGTGCAACAGCCAGTGCAGCCCTTGCAGAACATCTTGAAGAGTATGGTATTGAATTAGCAATACGGGCCAATAGTCTCGCCATTCATGCCAAGCGGACTACTGTGAAAGGTGAAGACATAGAAGAAGCGTTAAAACAGATGAAAAGATGA